DNA sequence from the Sphingomonas bisphenolicum genome:
GCGACATAGGCCGGCTCGCACGGGCGGCCGCGATGCGGCACCGGCGCCAGAAAGGGCGAGTCCGTTTCCACCAGCAGCCGGTCGATCGGCAGCCGCGCCGCCGTCTCCTGCAAATCCTTCGCGCTCTTGAACGTCACGATGCCCGAAATGCTGATATAGAAGCCCAATTCCATCGCCGCATCGGCAAAGGCGCCGCTGGCGGTGAAGCAATGGATGACACCGCTATAGGCCCCCTTCCCCATCTCCTCGCGCATGATGGCAAGGGTATCGTCCTCCGCGTCGCGGGTATGGACGATCAGAGGCAGGCCGGTGTCGCGCGCCGCGACGATGTGGGATCGAAAGCTCTTCTGCTGCCGCGCCCGATCGCTATGGTCGTAATAATAATCCAGCCCGGTTTCGCCGATGCCGACCACGCGCGGATGCGCCGCGCGTTCGACCAGCTTGGCGGTATCGATATGGGGATGCTCGTCCGCCTCATGCGGGTGAATGCCGACCGTTGCCCACACGTCCGGCTCTCGGATCGCCGTGCCCAACACATCGTCCCACTCGCTTTCGCGCGTCGCGATATTGAGCATGAGGTCGACGCCAGCGG
Encoded proteins:
- a CDS encoding TatD family hydrolase, which encodes MLIDSHCHLNYKGLIEDQANVLERSRAAGVDLMLNIATRESEWDDVLGTAIREPDVWATVGIHPHEADEHPHIDTAKLVERAAHPRVVGIGETGLDYYYDHSDRARQQKSFRSHIVAARDTGLPLIVHTRDAEDDTLAIMREEMGKGAYSGVIHCFTASGAFADAAMELGFYISISGIVTFKSAKDLQETAARLPIDRLLVETDSPFLAPVPHRGRPCEPAYVADTARFLADLRGESVEELAAATSANFRTLFSKVA